CGCTTCTCTCCGGCTCGCTCATCCCTCTCCCCTCACCTCAATCCGCTCCACTTCTCGCCGGAGCTTCGCTGTCAAGGCCCAAACCGTAAGTTATCTTACTTTCTCAGAATCCATTAACCTATATCATAAGACTTCGCTCTCTTCCTATGTATAACGGTTTTACTGACGATTCATAGTCTCTGTGACTGTGGTTTGTGTAGATTTCACTAAAAGTATAGAACTTTATCAAAATTTGGTTCATAGGGTTGTTGGGTTTGGTAGATTTCACTAAAAGTCCACAACTTTATCGACATTTTGTTCATAGGGTTGTTAGTTTTTTCTTTCTCAAAGAGTTGTTAGTTTTGCTGGGTTCAAAGTTCTCTGCTTTAGTGAAATCGAGTGACATTTTTAGCTATATTCGTTGACTTATATGGATGCTCCATGTGTTCTATGTAGTTTTTCCAGCGCACACTGTTGATTTGAGCTATCTTGCTCCTTTGATCTGATTTGTTAAAGACTTGTCTTTTGTGTGTTGATAGGATGATCTTCCATTGGTTGGAAACAAGGCGCCTGATTTTGAGGCAGAGGCTGTGTTCGATCAGGAGTTCATCAAGGTATCTTTTGTCTAAACAACCTTTCTTCTAACAATGGCTAGTTAGTTATATATTGGGCATGAGTTTTAGTTTGTAACTAAATGAGTATGTGTCTTATTGTTGTGGAAAGTAATTGGGTAAATTGATGAATAAATGGTTTCTTTCAGGTTAAGCTCTCTGAGTACATTGGGAAGAAGTATGTGATTCTCTTTTTCTACCCCTTGGACTTCACTTTCGTCTGCCCAACAGGTTTGATATAATCATACCCAAGTTCAATCTCTGAGGCTCACTGCATCCTTATCTCTTTTCTCTTTTTTTGTATTCTAGAGATTACTGCCTTCAGTGACCGGTATGCAGAATTTGAGAAGTTGAACACAGAAGTGTTAGGTGTCTCTGTTGATAGTGTGGTAAGCAAAAACTCTACAGTTTACAACAATTGTTATCTGTTTGCAAGTTGCTTTGACTCTTCCTTACTTGTTGTGTTGTTGATGCCCACATAGTTCTCCCATCTTGCTTGGATTCAAACAGACAGAAAATCTGGAGGACTTGGTGATCTCAACTATCCCCTTATATCAGATGTCACTAAATCAATCTCAAAATCTTTTGGAGTTCTCATCCATGATCAGGTAACATTGTTAGCCTCTCAATCTTCACTTTCTAAAAGTGTTTAGTAACTAATAAAAGTGAAAAAAAAAAAAAAACAGGGAATAGCGTTGAGAGGCCTTTTCATAATAGACAAGGAAGGAGTGATCCAACATTCAACCATCAACAATCTTGGTATTGGCCGAAGTGTTGATGAGACAATGAGAACCCTTCAGGTATAATAAATACTCTCAAGTTCAAAACCTGTTCCTTTTCTTTATCCCATTACTGTTTGTGTGATGCATATTATATTCTCAATGTTGCAGGCATTACAGTACATCCAGGAGAACCCTGATGAAGTCTGCCCTGCAGGATGGAAACCAGGGGAGAAGTCAATGAAACCTGACCCCAAGCTCAGCAAAGAGTATTTCTCAGCTATTTAGAAATATCTACGAAACCTTTGTTATATGTGAGCTGAGTGTTTTTTTTTCTAAAGCGCCGAACAATCCTTTGTTTGAATCTCCGCTTTGTCCCCTAGAATCCTTAAAACATCATTTCCATTAATAAAGTCTTGTTATCTCCATTTTCCCGCTTGGAGTAGGATTCAATGTGGTTTCTTTCTCTTCTTAACATGTTTTTCAAAAATGTTTAAAAAAAAATTTGATGCTGGATAATTATATTATTACAAACTATGAAAAATATTTGACAGATTACTTGTAAGTTTTTTTCACTTAATTTACATAATTTAACCTTTTTCAGAAATCGAAATTCAGACTTACTATTGTAAAAACATTAATAAACTATTAGTGATCAAGAGGATTCATTACCCCTTCTATAATTAAGGTTTTCGCCACCATACAACCCTTTTAATGAAATCAGAAGGTTGACAAAAAAGATCAGAGGGCCCACCACCTTTTTCTTCACTCGTTAGAATATTTTCTTCTATCGGTACTTTATTCGTGGATTGTAGGTAAATCTCCACCTGGCTGGTAACAT
The DNA window shown above is from Brassica oleracea var. oleracea cultivar TO1000 chromosome C3, BOL, whole genome shotgun sequence and carries:
- the LOC106334411 gene encoding 2-Cys peroxiredoxin BAS1, chloroplastic-like codes for the protein MASVASSTTLISSTRILLPATKSPLLPSPSLSSPSPSASLRLAHPSPLTSIRSTSRRSFAVKAQTDDLPLVGNKAPDFEAEAVFDQEFIKVKLSEYIGKKYVILFFYPLDFTFVCPTEITAFSDRYAEFEKLNTEVLGVSVDSVFSHLAWIQTDRKSGGLGDLNYPLISDVTKSISKSFGVLIHDQGIALRGLFIIDKEGVIQHSTINNLGIGRSVDETMRTLQALQYIQENPDEVCPAGWKPGEKSMKPDPKLSKEYFSAI